A single genomic interval of Daucus carota subsp. sativus chromosome 1, DH1 v3.0, whole genome shotgun sequence harbors:
- the LOC108204472 gene encoding NF-X1-type zinc finger protein NFXL1, with protein sequence MSFQVPNERRENSNNNSNSRTRIPQNQSGRGGRREWIPRGTNNVVATTNLTPTPAAGSESSVVEGMPALVRQKRNGSGEGSSMGGRGRSNGSYGDFSKRSVLNGSGNRQNLGSRGQHYGKPLNQKREKAKEQSVPKDSSLPQLVQEIQEKLMKGTVECMICYDMVKRSAPVWSCSSCYSIFHLHCTKKWARAPTSVDLSAGKDQGFNWRCPGCQSVQLTSSKEIRYVCFCRKREEPPSDLYLTPHSCGEPCGKPLEKEIPGAGVTKEDLCPHLCVLQCHPGPCPPCKAFAPPRLCPCGKKVITTRCSDRKSVLTCGERCDKLLDCWRHRCEKICHVGPCDTCQVVINASCFCKKKSESVLCGDLTVKGEVDVVDGLFSCSLPCEKLLSCGNHVCTAPCHPGPCGDCDLLPGKIKTCYCGKTGLEQERHSCLDPIPTCSEICSKTLPCGSHKCKEVCHSGDCAPCQMLVTQKCRCGSTSRTVECYKTMGDDKFACDKPCGQKKSCGRHRCSERCCPLSSSKNPLPGDWDPHLCSMSCGKKLRCGQHSCESLCHSGHCPPCPETIFTDLTCACGRTSIPPPQPCGTPPPSCQLPCSVAQSCGHSSTHSCHFGDCPPCSVPVAKECIGGHVVLRNIPCGSKDIRCNQLCGKTRQCGMHACARTCHPSPCDSSTVPTSGLRASCGQTCGAPRRDCRHTCSALCHPSSLCPDVRCEFRVTITCSCGNISATVPCDAGGSNNGHNVDSLLELSAVQKLPVPLQPVEANGKRIPLGQRKLTCDDECLKMERKRALADAFGITPNLEALHFGESSAVSEVLSDLFRRDPKWVLAVEERCKFLVLGRGRGGSSSLKVHVFCPMLKEKRDAVRLIAERWKLSISAAGWEPKRFIVVHVTPKSKAPARIFGSKGTTTANMITPSVFDPLVDMDPRLVVALFELPSDADISALVLRFGGECELVWLNDKNALAVFSDPARAATAMRRLDQGSLYYGAVVLQNGGVPGVASGANAWGGPGAPKDGGSGLAMKGNPWKKAVVQEPDWRVSSWGDEEETVGDSTRLEASVLKRNDAPIPASSNRWSILDAETTPSSSTSVVQITDPGEQSKSQMVSTLESGSSSSVTVEKHMDEQTSETVEDWEKAFD encoded by the coding sequence ATGAGCTTTCAAGTCCCAAATGAAAGAAGGGAAAATAGTAATAACAACAGCAATAGTCGGACTCGGATTCCCCAAAATCAAAGTGGTCGAGGTGGACGAAGAGAGTGGATTCCGAGAGGGACTAATAATGTTGTTGCTACTACAAACTTAACGCCTACGCCTGCTGCTGGGTCTGAGTCCAGTGTAGTTGAGGGAATGCCTGCACTAGTTAGGCAGAAACGGAATGGGAGTGGCGAGGGATCATCTATGGGTGGGAGAGGGAGGTCTAATGGAAGTTATGGGGATTTTAGTAAGAGATCGGTGTTGAATGGCAGTGGGAACAGACAGAACTTGGGTTCGAGGGGGCAGCATTATGGTAAGCCATTGAATCAGAAGAGGGAGAAAGCGAAGGAACAGAGTGTGCCCAAGGACTCTAGTTTGCCGCAGCTAGTGCAGGAAATTCAAGAGAAGCTGATGAAGGGTACGGTTGAATGCATGATTTGTTATGATATGGTGAAAAGATCTGCGCCAGTTTGGTCTTGTTCTAGCTGTTACTCAATTTTTCATCTGCATTGTACCAAGAAATGGGCACGTGCTCCTACTTCTGTTGACCTATCAGCTGGAAAGGATCAGGGATTTAATTGGCGATGTCCTGGTTGCCAATCTGTTCAGCTTACATCTTCAAAGGAGATTCGATATGTTTGCTTTTGTAGAAAGAGGGAAGAACCACCATCTGATCTTTATCTGACACCTCATTCGTGTGGGGAACCTTGTGGAAAACCACTTGAGAAAGAGATTCCAGGTGCTGGTGTGACCAAGGAGGATCTATGTCCTCATCTTTGTGTTTTGCAATGTCATCCCGGTCCTTGCCCACCTTGCAAGGCATTTGCTCCACCACGATTGTGTCCTTGTGGTAAGAAGGTAATTACAACGAGATGCTCTGATCGCAAGTCTGTTCTTACATGTGGAGAGCGCTGTGATAAACTTCTTGATTGTTGGCGTCATCGTTGTGAAAAAATATGCCATGTCGGTCCATGTGATACTTGTCAGGTTGTAATTAACGCCTCTTGCTTCTGCAAGAAAAAGTCTGAATCTGTTCTTTGTGGAGACTTGACTGTGAAGGGAGAAGTTGATGTAGTAGATGGTCTATTCTCATGCTCTTTACCCTGTGAAAAGCTGCTTAGTTGTGGAAACCATGTCTGCACAGCACCTTGCCATCCAGGGCCATGTGGGGATTGTGACTTATTACCAGGAAAGATTAAGACATGCTACTGTGGTAAAACAGGGTTAGAACAGGAAAGACATAGTTGTTTGGATCCAATTCCTACCTGTTCAGAAATCTGCAGCAAAACACTCCCTTGTGGGTCACATAAGTGTAAGGAGGTATGCCACTCAGGTGATTGTGCACCATGTCAAATGCTTGTAACTCAGAAGTGCCGATGTGGATCAACCTCTAGAACTGTGGAATGCTACAAGACGATGGGCGATGACAAATTTGCTTGTGATAAACCTTGTGGCCAGAAGAAGAGCTGTGGGAGGCATCGGTGCAGTGAGCGATGCTGCCCTCTATCTAGTTCAAAGAATCCATTGCCAGGTGATTGGGACCCGCATTTGTGCTCCATGTCCTGTGGTAAGAAGTTGAGGTGCGGGCAGCATTCCTGTGAATCTCTTTGTCACAGTGGACATTGCCCTCCTTGCCCTGAAACAATATTTACTGACCTGACATGCGCATGTGGAAGAACTTCAATtcctcctccacagccttgtgGTACACCTCCCCCTTCATGTCAGTTACCTTGCTCAGTTGCTCAGTCTTGTGGCCACTCATCCACCCACAGTTGCCACTTTGGGGATTGTCCTCCCTGTTCAGTTCCTGTAGCAAAGGAGTGTATTGGAGGACACGTGGTCCTCAGGAACATACCCTGTGGATCCAAAGACATCAGATGTAACCAGCTTTGTGGGAAAACTAGGCAATGTGGCATGCACGCATGTGCAAGAACTTGTCATCCTTCACCATGTGATTCTTCTACTGTACCTACTTCTGGTTTGAGGGCATCTTGTGGGCAAACATGCGGTGCACCAAGAAGAGACTGTCGGCATACATGCAGTGCTCTTTGTCACCCCTCTTCATTGTGCCCTGATGTTAGATGCGAGTTTCGGGTCACAATTACATGCTCTTGTGGAAATATTAGCGCTACTGTTCCTTGTGATGCAGGGGGCAGCAACAACGGGCACAATGTTGACTCTCTTCTTGAGCTTTCTGCAGTCCAGAAACTGCCTGTTCCGCTTCAGCCAGTGGAAGCAAATGGAAAGCGAATTCCACTTGGGCAAAGGAAGCTCACCTGTGACGATGAGTGTTTGAAGATGGAACGCAAACGTGCACTTGCAGATGCATTTGGTATTACTCCAAATCTGGAAGCACTTCATTTTGGTGAGAGTTCAGCTGTTTCGGAAGTGCTTTCTGACTTGTTTAGGCGGGATCCTAAGTGGGTCTTAGCTGTTGAAGAGAGATGCAAGTTTTTGGTCCTTGGCAGGGGTAGAGGTGGTTCCAGTTCCCTTAAGGTTCACGTATTTTGTCCAATGCTGAAAGAGAAGAGAGATGCAGTGAGGCTAATAGCTGAGCGCTGGAAGCTATCAATCAGCGCTGCTGGCTGGGAGCCAAAGCGTTTTATTGTGGTTCATGTTACTCCGAAATCGAAAGCCCCAGCTCGTATTTTTGGTTCCAAAGGTACAACAACAGCAAATATGATAACTCCATCTGTGTTTGATCCTCTGGTAGACATGGATCCCAGGCTTGTTGTTGCTCTATTTGAATTGCCAAGTGATGCAGATATCAGTGCATTGGTCTTGAGGTTTGGTGGAGAGTGTGAGTTAGTCTGGTTGAATGACAAGAATGCATTGGCTGTCTTTAGTGATCCTGCTCGGGCTGCTACTGCCATGAGGAGGTTGGACCAAGGATCTTTGTATTATGGGGCAGTAGTCCTTCAAAATGGGGGTGTTCCTGGAGTGGCTTCCGGAGCCAATGCTTGGGGTGGTCCAGGGGCTCCGAAGGATGGAGGATCAGGTTTGGCTATGAAGGGAA